The genomic region GGTGCATTATGAACGCCACCAGAGAAAACATGATACTTGCAGTAGTGGTAATAGGAACGCTGATGGCTTCCATTGACTCTACGATAGTGCTTCTGGCATTTCCTGCTATGACTCAGGCGCTGCATTCCACAATAGCCACTATAATATGGGTCATACTAATCTACATGATAGTGGTCGCGGTCTTTTCTACACAGTTAGGCAGGATAGGCGACATATACGGAAGGAGCAGGATGTTCAATCTCGGCTTCGTTATTTTTACAATAGCATCTTTCCTGTGCGGCATTGCCCCAACAGACATAAGCCTTATAGCCTTCAGGGCCATACAGGCAGTTGGCGGAGCACTTATATCCTCAAACAGCAGCGCCATAATTGCAGATACGTTCGAGAGGCATAGGATAGGAAGGGCTTATGGCTACACGTCGATGAGCTGGAACATAGGTGCGCTACTAGGCATACTCCTTGGCGGCATAATAACCACGTTTATAGGCTACAGGTACATATTCTTTATAAACGTGCCTATAGGCATTGCCGCAGTTGCGCTCGGATTAAAGTATATAAAGGACAACAACAAGTCTGCAGATAGGGTAGACCTGCCAGGCATGGTTGCACTTGGAATCGCAATTGCCTTGATAGCTTATGCCGGCATAAACTACGCTTCAGTTGGGGTCAGCTCCCTGAATATATCAATGCTTGTTTTGGGCATAATCGCAGCAATCGCATTTGCAATCATAGACAAGAGAGTCAAGATGCCAACAATAAATTTCAGCATGTTCAGGAACAGGGTTTTCAGGAACTCATTGTTTGCATCGCTATTCCAGGGCTTGGGCTTCATGGGCGTGACGTTCCTTTTGATAATGTACCTGCAGGGCGTGCGAGGGTATTCGCCATTGTATGCATCGCTCGTGCTTTTCCCAGGGTATGTGGTAAGCGGAGTTCTTGCCCCGTACATGGGCAAATATTCAGACAAGTTCGGGGCTAGGCCCATAGCAACAGCAGGCATACTATTCATGATTGCAGGGGTGCTATTCTACATATTCGTGCTTGGAGTGAATACGCCAATTTACTATGTTGTTTTAGGGACTATAATAACAGGGTTCGGAGGGGCAATGTTCTGGCCTTCAAACAACAGCGCAGTCATGGCAAACGTCACTGGCGAGCTGCGCGGCGCTGCATCAGGCACGCTAAGGCTTTTCAGCAGCCTTGGCTTGATAGGCAGCTTCGTAATAGCATTCGTCGCAGCTGCTTCTGCAGTGTCAAGGGCTCAGGCGTTTGAGATTTTTGCAGGCACTTCAAAAGTCATCGGAGGCATTGGCGACAGCTTCGTAAGGGGCATGCACGTGGCATTTATAGCGCTTGTAATAATGCTTGCATGTGCAGGCATATTCTCGTTTGTAAGAGGCAAGGAGAACAGGAGCGAAAAATTCGAGAAGCACCAGAAAGCAGATTAAAGCTCGTAGGAACCGCCGCGCCAGGTAATCGTATGCATGCGCGATGCTGCAATCAGATTGTAAAGGTATATGAAATTCGTAAATATGTATATGAGCCAAAGGTCTGGATAGGCTTTTCCTGCGCGCATATAGCTCTTAGCTATTCCTATAACGAACGGGGCAAATAGTATTATAAGTGCAGGCGAAACGTATATTGAAAGCGCTATAGATGATGCTATAAGCAGTATGTCTGCAGAATATATCACCACGCCGTATTGGAATATTTTTCTGCTGCCGCTTATTGACAATGCGGTTTGCCGGTTGGCCCACTCCATGAACCTGCTGAAATTGTCATTGGTGTTTACCTGCATAAGCCTTTCTTTGACATAATGTATCTTCAGTTTTTTGTCCTTAGCGGACCTTGCTATTGCAATATCGTCAGATACTGATTCCTTAAAGGCCTTGAAATGTTCCGCGTCCAAAAGGTCCTTCCTGAATGCCAGTGAGCCGCCCCATGCAAATCTTGTCAATTCAGATTCCATGAGGCCGTTTCCGACAAAGCCCCACGCCATTTTGACCCTTGACCAAAAGCCGCCAATAGGATTGAAAAGGGGGTATGCTGTTGAAATGCCTATTTTGCCGTCTTGCAGCGGCTCAATGAGCTTAGAAAGCAGGGAAGGGCTTGCCTCTACATCAGAGTCTACTATTACGTATACTTCGTAGTCATCGAAAGTCTCCATTGCAGTAGCAATGGCTCTCACCTTGCCGCTGCACCGCGAGCATTGCGCTGATGATATTATGTAATCGACATTTTGCTCTTCCAGCACTTTTACTGCAGGATCATCTTCCGAATCGACTATCCCTATGAGAAAGAAATTTTTGTATTCCTGCTTTTTTAAGGAGCTGATATTTTTTGAAAGTGTAAGGTCCAAGCCTTTGCACGGAAGCATTACGAGGGCTTTTGGAGAATAGCCCTCATGCCCTTTTTCATAAGCGTAGCCCTTTTTTGATGCACCTGCAACATTCACAAGCATAAGCCCGAGCCATATCAGAAAAAGAAACGCTATAAATATATCAAGAAGCAATCCCATTTCAAACACTTCAGG from Candidatus Marsarchaeota archaeon harbors:
- a CDS encoding glycosyltransferase family 2 protein encodes the protein MGLLLDIFIAFLFLIWLGLMLVNVAGASKKGYAYEKGHEGYSPKALVMLPCKGLDLTLSKNISSLKKQEYKNFFLIGIVDSEDDPAVKVLEEQNVDYIISSAQCSRCSGKVRAIATAMETFDDYEVYVIVDSDVEASPSLLSKLIEPLQDGKIGISTAYPLFNPIGGFWSRVKMAWGFVGNGLMESELTRFAWGGSLAFRKDLLDAEHFKAFKESVSDDIAIARSAKDKKLKIHYVKERLMQVNTNDNFSRFMEWANRQTALSISGSRKIFQYGVVIYSADILLIASSIALSIYVSPALIILFAPFVIGIAKSYMRAGKAYPDLWLIYIFTNFIYLYNLIAASRMHTITWRGGSYEL
- a CDS encoding MFS transporter, which gives rise to MNATRENMILAVVVIGTLMASIDSTIVLLAFPAMTQALHSTIATIIWVILIYMIVVAVFSTQLGRIGDIYGRSRMFNLGFVIFTIASFLCGIAPTDISLIAFRAIQAVGGALISSNSSAIIADTFERHRIGRAYGYTSMSWNIGALLGILLGGIITTFIGYRYIFFINVPIGIAAVALGLKYIKDNNKSADRVDLPGMVALGIAIALIAYAGINYASVGVSSLNISMLVLGIIAAIAFAIIDKRVKMPTINFSMFRNRVFRNSLFASLFQGLGFMGVTFLLIMYLQGVRGYSPLYASLVLFPGYVVSGVLAPYMGKYSDKFGARPIATAGILFMIAGVLFYIFVLGVNTPIYYVVLGTIITGFGGAMFWPSNNSAVMANVTGELRGAASGTLRLFSSLGLIGSFVIAFVAAASAVSRAQAFEIFAGTSKVIGGIGDSFVRGMHVAFIALVIMLACAGIFSFVRGKENRSEKFEKHQKAD